Proteins from a single region of Argopecten irradians isolate NY chromosome 7, Ai_NY, whole genome shotgun sequence:
- the LOC138328218 gene encoding uncharacterized protein → MDFHVRFWKDDKVITRYIGSVFLGHGSADDLMHHFNEGIKDLPVHNIIQISMDGPNVNLKFFEMIKKQIFNDHGVTLLNIGSCGLHVMHNSFKCGVQASTWDISSLMSSLYYLFKDSPARREDYQKVSGSSVLPLKFVNHRWMENVGVVERALLIWKNIETYVKKVQEKEVNKPTCKSYEVVATMVKDPLVKAKMEFFRYIATHLQPFLGHYQTDRPMVPFLMADLGQLVRGLMSKVIKDDVMKEIGPESTQKLFALDIDDKKNQVTYSKVDLGFSAAKELRQAKVSDKQSMEFKLQSKDFVLATLRKIMMKSPATYSVVRYLSMLNPKEMVSNPSLCKSRLKKCLGHFVSCGRVNERDCDCIIQQYDALLLNIPSIGTSMFADFNPYLDRLDEFLMTHLKNQEFEKLRSFVKLCLVLSHGQADVERGFSVNKKVEVENLKEESVVAQRLICDYVKNVGGIKK, encoded by the exons ATGGATTTTCATGTCAGATTTTGGAAGGATGACAAAGTAATAACGCGCTACATTGGGTCTGTGTTCCTAGGCCATGGAAGTGCAGATGATTTAATGCACCATTTCAATGAAGGTATAAAAGATTTGCCTGTTCATAACATTATCCAAATATCGATGGACGGTCCGAATGTGAACCTGAAGTTCTTTGAgatgataaaaaaacaaatatttaatgatCATGGTGTGACTTTGTTGAACATTGGTTCCTGTGGCTTACATGTGATGCACAATTCTTTCAAATGTGGAGTTCAGGCCTCTACTTGGGACATTTCAAGTTTAATGTCTAGTCTTTACTACCTATTCAAGGATAGTCCCGCTCGTCGTGAGGACTACCAGAAAGTCAGCG GCTCAAGTGTCCTTCCCCTTAAATTTGTAAACCACAGATGGATGGAAAATGTTGGTGTGGTAGAAAGGGCACTCCTCATTTGGAAAAACATAGAAACGTATGTCAAGAAAGTACAAGAAAAGGAAGTGAACAAACCAACTTGTAAATCATATGAGGTTGTCGCTACCATGGTAAAAGACCCACTTGTGAAAGCCAAGATGGAATTCTTCCGCTACATTGCCACTCATCTCCAGCCCTTTCTCGGACATTATCAAACAGACCGCCCGATGGTGCCATTTTTGATGGCAGATCTTGGTCAGCTTGTAAGAGGCTTAATGTCCAAAGTGATCAAAGACGACGTCATGAAAGAGATTGGTCCAGAATCTACCCAGAAGTTATTCGCGCTAGACATTGATGACAAAAAGAATCAGGTCACTTACTCGAAAGTAGACTTAGGATTTTCAGCAGCAAAAGAGCTCAGACAAGCAAAGGTGTCGGATAAACAATCAATGGAGTTCAAGCTTCAAAGTAAAGACTTTGTGTTGGCAACATTGAGAAAGATTATGATGAAAAGCCCAGCAACATATAGTGTAGTTCGCTATCTGTCCATGCTGAATCCTAAGGAAATGGTTTCAAATCCAAGTTTGTGTAAGTCAAGATTGAAAAAATGCCTTGGTCATTTTGTGAGCTGTGGAAGAGTAAATGAAAGGGATTGTGACTGTATCATACAACAGTACGATGCCCTTCTACTGAACATTCCATCTATTGGCACAAGCATGTTTGCTGATTTCAACCCATATCTAGACCGACTAGATGAGTTTTTAATGACCCATTTGAAGAACCAGGAGTTTGAAAAGCTTCGAAGTTTCGTAAAACTATGTTTAGTGTTATCACATGGACAGGCAGATGTGGAGAGGGGATTTTCTGTCAATAAAAAAGTTGAAGTTGAAAATCTGAAGGAAGAGTCTGTAGTCGCACAGAGACTAATATGTGACTATGTCAAAAATGTTGGTGGTATAAAAAAGTGA